One genomic region from Populus nigra chromosome 8, ddPopNigr1.1, whole genome shotgun sequence encodes:
- the LOC133701831 gene encoding GBF-interacting protein 1-like isoform X4, translated as MREMVATPDATSAVTGGAGAGSGRQQQHTLSARVRKIIQSIKEIVGNFSDADIYMVLKETNMDPNETVQKLLNQDPFHEVKRKRDKKKGSMSYRGSVDSRKQPENFDQGMRPRTFLDHDARRGHTRTDSIGNRGVNREFRVVRDNRVNQNANREPKPALPQGSTSAKEKGSGVTEKGSAGISNNLKPSNTRSSSQTSNGPTDPEPRYNRDAKSRVGDRKVVSEEKRSTASNATTSRAQVVKPNNSQQHDASLASSNSVVGVYSSSTDPVHVPSPDSRSSGVVGAIKREVGVVGGRRQSENAVKDLSSSNSFSESFHPLTAISNTDQVRQTAVIESMPSVPVNRSSLHNQYNSRPHQQTVGYPKASQHNKEWKPKSSQKSSITSPGVIGTPTKSSSPPTDNSKSMELNAANLQDKFSRVNIHENQNVIIAQHIRVPESDRCKLTFGSFGVEFDPSRNSMPGFQAVGISEESNRESSISLPASCPESSSEDAPGGKQIELLDDQARNSESDSPEAGLASEHQLPEKSSSPPDLDNYADIGLVRNSSPSSAPSESQQQQDHPELPSFSAYDPQSGYDMSYFRPPIDETVQGQGQPSPREALTAHTGNHIPTSTMPTMQQQPPMAQMYPQVHVSPFTNLMPYRQFISPVYVPPMPMPGYSSNPAYPHPSNGNSYMLMPGGGSHLNANGLKYGIQHYKPVPSSNPAGFGNFTSPSGYAINAPGVVGSAAGLEDPSRMKYKDGNIYVPNPQAESSEIWIQNPRDLPGLQSSPYYNIPGQTHTAYLPSHTGHASFNAAAAQSSHMQFPGLYPPPQPTAMASPHHLGPVMGNNVGVGVAPSAPGAQVGAYQQPQLGHLNWTTNF; from the exons ATGAGAGAAATGGTTGCTACACCTGATGCTACTTCTGCCGTTACtggtggtgctggtgctggtagTGGACGACAGCAGCAGCATACACTGTCAGCGAGAGTGAGGAAAATTATACAATCGATTAAAGAAATTGTGGGAAATTTCTCTGATGCTGATATTTATATGGTCCTTAAAGAGACCAACATGGATCCTAATGAGACCGTTCAAAAACTGCTCAATCAAG ATCCGTTTCATGAGGTGAAGAGAAAAAGAGATAAGAAGAAAGGG AGTATGAGTTACAGGGGTTCTGTGGATTCAAGAAAACAACCTGAGAATTTTGATCAAGGGATGAGACCCCGTACATTTTTGGATCACGATGCTCGACGAGGTCATACTCGAACTGATTCGATTGGTAATAGAGGAGTTAACAGAGAATTCCGTGTCGTGAGAGACAACAGAGTTAATCAAAATGCAAATAGAGAACCAAAGCCTGCTTTGCCACAAGGTTCAACATCAGCAAAGGAGAAAGGCAGTGGAGTTACAGAAAAAGG TTCAGCAGGAATTTCAAACAACTTAAAGCCTTCTAACACACGAAGTTCATCTCAAACTTCTAATGGGCCTACTGATCCTGAACCTAGATACAACAGAGACGCTAAGTCAAGGGTTGGTGATAGGAAAGTGGTATCAGAGGAAAAGCGATCTACAGCTTCTAATGCTACTACTTCACGGGCACAAGTGGTGAAACCCAATAATTCTCAACAACATGATGCATCGCTAGCTTCAAGCAATTCTGTTGTTGGGGTGTACTCCTCCTCAACAGATCCTGTGCATGTGCCATCTCCCGATTCTAGATCATCTGGTGTTGTTGGGGCGATTAAGCGTGAGGTTGGGGTGGTGGGTGGTCGCCGGCAGTCTGAAAATGCTGTCAAAGATTTGTCATCAAGTAATTCATTCTCAGAatcatttcatcctttaactGCAATATCTAATACCGATCAAGTCCGTCAAACTGCTGTGATTGAATCAATGCCCAGCGTTCCTGTTAACAGATCATCCTTACACAACCAGTATAACAGCAGGCCTCATCAACAAACTGTGGGTTATCCAAAAG CTTCACAGCACAATAAAGAGTGGAAACCAAAGTCGAGCCAGAAATCAAGTATTACTAGTCCTGGAGTTATTGGAACACCAACAAAATCCAGTTCGCCTCCCACAGATAATTCTAAGAGCATGGAATTGAATGCAGCTAATTTGCAGGACAAGTTTTCACGAGTAAACATTCATGAAAATCAGAATGTAATCATAGCACAACATATTCGAGTCCCTGAGAGTGATAGGTGCAAGCTGACCTTTGGCAGTTTTGGAGTGGAATTTGATCCTTCCAGGAATTCTATGCCTGGATTTCAAGCAGTAGGAATTTCAGAAGAATCAAACAGGGAATCTTCCATCAG TTTACCAGCATCTTGTCCGGAGTCTTCCAGTGAAGATGCACCTGGTGGCAAGCAGATTGAGTTGCTAGATGATCAAGCAAGAAATTCTGAGTCTGACTCTCCAGAAGCTGGTTTAGCTTCTGAACATCAATTGCCTGAGAAGTCATCAAGTCCTCCAGACTTGGATAATTATGCTGATATTGGTTTGGTTCGAAACAGCAGTCCATCCTCCGCTCCTTCAGAGTCACAACAGCAACAAGATCATCCTGAGTTACCAAGCTTTTCG GCATATGATCCCCAGTCTGGTTATGATATGTCATACTTCCGACCCCCAATTGATGAAACGGTACAAGGACAGGGTCAACCATCTCCACGTGAG GCCTTAACCGCCCATACAGGCAACCACATTCCTACATCGACAATGCCCACAATGCAACAGCAGCCTCCAATGGCTCAAATGTACCCACAAGTTCATGTCTCACCTTTCACAAATCTCATGCCATATCGTCAGTTCATCTCTCCTGTTTATGTTCCACCAATGCCCATGCCTGGCTACTCTAGCAACCCTGCATACCCACATCCATCAAATGGAAACAGTTACATGCTGATGCCCGGAGGTGGTTCCCATCTTAATGCAAATGGCCTCAAGTATGGAATCCAGCACTATAAACCAGTTCCTAGCAGCAATCCTGCTGGTTTTGGAAATTTTACAAGTCCAAGTGGGTATGCGATCAATGCTCCTGGTGTGGTTGGAAGTGCAGCAGGTCTTGAAGACCCATCTCGGATGAAGTACAAAGATGGAAACATTTATGTTCCCAACCCACAG GCTGAGTCATCTGAAATTTGGATTCAGAACCCAAGGGATCTTCCAGGCTTGCAATCGTCACCGTACTATAACATCCCTGGGCAAACACATACTGCGTATTTGCCATCCCACACTGGCCATGCCTCCTTCAATGCGGCTGCAGCACAATCTTCTCACATGCAATTCCCAGGCTTGTATCCACCTCCACAGCCAACTGCAATGGCAAGTCCGCACCATTTGGGTCCTGTTATGGGCAACAATGTTGGAGTTGGGGTTGCCCCATCTGCTCCCGGGGCACAAGTGGGTGCTTATCAGCAACCTCAGTTAGGCCATCTCAACTGGACAACAAACTTCTGA
- the LOC133701831 gene encoding GBF-interacting protein 1-like isoform X3: MREMVATPDATSAVTGGAGAGSGRQQQHTLSARVRKIIQSIKEIVGNFSDADIYMVLKETNMDPNETVQKLLNQDPFHEVKRKRDKKKGSMSYRGSVDSRKQPENFDQGMRPRTFLDHDARRGHTRTDSIGNRGVNREFRVVRDNRVNQNANREPKPALPQGSTSAKEKGSGVTEKGSSAGISNNLKPSNTRSSSQTSNGPTDPEPRYNRDAKSRVGDRKVVSEEKRSTASNATTSRAQVVKPNNSQQHDASLASSNSVVGVYSSSTDPVHVPSPDSRSSGVVGAIKREVGVVGGRRQSENAVKDLSSSNSFSESFHPLTAISNTDQVRQTAVIESMPSVPVNRSSLHNQYNSRPHQQTVGYPKASQHNKEWKPKSSQKSSITSPGVIGTPTKSSSPPTDNSKSMELNAANLQDKFSRVNIHENQNVIIAQHIRVPESDRCKLTFGSFGVEFDPSRNSMPGFQAVGISEESNRESSISLPASCPESSSEDAPGGKQIELLDDQARNSESDSPEAGLASEHQLPEKSSSPPDLDNYADIGLVRNSSPSSAPSESQQQQDHPELPSFSAYDPQSGYDMSYFRPPIDETVQGQGQPSPREALTAHTGNHIPTSTMPTMQQQPPMAQMYPQVHVSPFTNLMPYRQFISPVYVPPMPMPGYSSNPAYPHPSNGNSYMLMPGGGSHLNANGLKYGIQHYKPVPSSNPAGFGNFTSPSGYAINAPGVVGSAAGLEDPSRMKYKDGNIYVPNPQAESSEIWIQNPRDLPGLQSSPYYNIPGQTHTAYLPSHTGHASFNAAAAQSSHMQFPGLYPPPQPTAMASPHHLGPVMGNNVGVGVAPSAPGAQVGAYQQPQLGHLNWTTNF; encoded by the exons ATGAGAGAAATGGTTGCTACACCTGATGCTACTTCTGCCGTTACtggtggtgctggtgctggtagTGGACGACAGCAGCAGCATACACTGTCAGCGAGAGTGAGGAAAATTATACAATCGATTAAAGAAATTGTGGGAAATTTCTCTGATGCTGATATTTATATGGTCCTTAAAGAGACCAACATGGATCCTAATGAGACCGTTCAAAAACTGCTCAATCAAG ATCCGTTTCATGAGGTGAAGAGAAAAAGAGATAAGAAGAAAGGG AGTATGAGTTACAGGGGTTCTGTGGATTCAAGAAAACAACCTGAGAATTTTGATCAAGGGATGAGACCCCGTACATTTTTGGATCACGATGCTCGACGAGGTCATACTCGAACTGATTCGATTGGTAATAGAGGAGTTAACAGAGAATTCCGTGTCGTGAGAGACAACAGAGTTAATCAAAATGCAAATAGAGAACCAAAGCCTGCTTTGCCACAAGGTTCAACATCAGCAAAGGAGAAAGGCAGTGGAGTTACAGAAAAAGG caGTTCAGCAGGAATTTCAAACAACTTAAAGCCTTCTAACACACGAAGTTCATCTCAAACTTCTAATGGGCCTACTGATCCTGAACCTAGATACAACAGAGACGCTAAGTCAAGGGTTGGTGATAGGAAAGTGGTATCAGAGGAAAAGCGATCTACAGCTTCTAATGCTACTACTTCACGGGCACAAGTGGTGAAACCCAATAATTCTCAACAACATGATGCATCGCTAGCTTCAAGCAATTCTGTTGTTGGGGTGTACTCCTCCTCAACAGATCCTGTGCATGTGCCATCTCCCGATTCTAGATCATCTGGTGTTGTTGGGGCGATTAAGCGTGAGGTTGGGGTGGTGGGTGGTCGCCGGCAGTCTGAAAATGCTGTCAAAGATTTGTCATCAAGTAATTCATTCTCAGAatcatttcatcctttaactGCAATATCTAATACCGATCAAGTCCGTCAAACTGCTGTGATTGAATCAATGCCCAGCGTTCCTGTTAACAGATCATCCTTACACAACCAGTATAACAGCAGGCCTCATCAACAAACTGTGGGTTATCCAAAAG CTTCACAGCACAATAAAGAGTGGAAACCAAAGTCGAGCCAGAAATCAAGTATTACTAGTCCTGGAGTTATTGGAACACCAACAAAATCCAGTTCGCCTCCCACAGATAATTCTAAGAGCATGGAATTGAATGCAGCTAATTTGCAGGACAAGTTTTCACGAGTAAACATTCATGAAAATCAGAATGTAATCATAGCACAACATATTCGAGTCCCTGAGAGTGATAGGTGCAAGCTGACCTTTGGCAGTTTTGGAGTGGAATTTGATCCTTCCAGGAATTCTATGCCTGGATTTCAAGCAGTAGGAATTTCAGAAGAATCAAACAGGGAATCTTCCATCAG TTTACCAGCATCTTGTCCGGAGTCTTCCAGTGAAGATGCACCTGGTGGCAAGCAGATTGAGTTGCTAGATGATCAAGCAAGAAATTCTGAGTCTGACTCTCCAGAAGCTGGTTTAGCTTCTGAACATCAATTGCCTGAGAAGTCATCAAGTCCTCCAGACTTGGATAATTATGCTGATATTGGTTTGGTTCGAAACAGCAGTCCATCCTCCGCTCCTTCAGAGTCACAACAGCAACAAGATCATCCTGAGTTACCAAGCTTTTCG GCATATGATCCCCAGTCTGGTTATGATATGTCATACTTCCGACCCCCAATTGATGAAACGGTACAAGGACAGGGTCAACCATCTCCACGTGAG GCCTTAACCGCCCATACAGGCAACCACATTCCTACATCGACAATGCCCACAATGCAACAGCAGCCTCCAATGGCTCAAATGTACCCACAAGTTCATGTCTCACCTTTCACAAATCTCATGCCATATCGTCAGTTCATCTCTCCTGTTTATGTTCCACCAATGCCCATGCCTGGCTACTCTAGCAACCCTGCATACCCACATCCATCAAATGGAAACAGTTACATGCTGATGCCCGGAGGTGGTTCCCATCTTAATGCAAATGGCCTCAAGTATGGAATCCAGCACTATAAACCAGTTCCTAGCAGCAATCCTGCTGGTTTTGGAAATTTTACAAGTCCAAGTGGGTATGCGATCAATGCTCCTGGTGTGGTTGGAAGTGCAGCAGGTCTTGAAGACCCATCTCGGATGAAGTACAAAGATGGAAACATTTATGTTCCCAACCCACAG GCTGAGTCATCTGAAATTTGGATTCAGAACCCAAGGGATCTTCCAGGCTTGCAATCGTCACCGTACTATAACATCCCTGGGCAAACACATACTGCGTATTTGCCATCCCACACTGGCCATGCCTCCTTCAATGCGGCTGCAGCACAATCTTCTCACATGCAATTCCCAGGCTTGTATCCACCTCCACAGCCAACTGCAATGGCAAGTCCGCACCATTTGGGTCCTGTTATGGGCAACAATGTTGGAGTTGGGGTTGCCCCATCTGCTCCCGGGGCACAAGTGGGTGCTTATCAGCAACCTCAGTTAGGCCATCTCAACTGGACAACAAACTTCTGA
- the LOC133701831 gene encoding GBF-interacting protein 1-like isoform X1, which translates to MREMVATPDATSAVTGGAGAGSGRQQQHTLSARVRKIIQSIKEIVGNFSDADIYMVLKETNMDPNETVQKLLNQDPFHEVKRKRDKKKGSMSYRGSVDSRKQPENFDQGMRPRTFLDHDARRGHTRTDSIGNRGVNREFRVVRDNRVNQNANREPKPALPQGSTSAKEKGSGVTEKGSSAGISNNLKPSNTRSSSQTSNGPTDPEPRYNRDAKSRVGDRKVVSEEKRSTASNATTSRAQVVKPNNSQQHDASLASSNSVVGVYSSSTDPVHVPSPDSRSSGVVGAIKREVGVVGGRRQSENAVKDLSSSNSFSESFHPLTAISNTDQVRQTAVIESMPSVPVNRSSLHNQYNSRPHQQTVGYPKASQHNKEWKPKSSQKSSITSPGVIGTPTKSSSPPTDNSKSMELNAANLQDKFSRVNIHENQNVIIAQHIRVPESDRCKLTFGSFGVEFDPSRNSMPGFQAVGISEESNRESSISKCDGSLPASCPESSSEDAPGGKQIELLDDQARNSESDSPEAGLASEHQLPEKSSSPPDLDNYADIGLVRNSSPSSAPSESQQQQDHPELPSFSAYDPQSGYDMSYFRPPIDETVQGQGQPSPREALTAHTGNHIPTSTMPTMQQQPPMAQMYPQVHVSPFTNLMPYRQFISPVYVPPMPMPGYSSNPAYPHPSNGNSYMLMPGGGSHLNANGLKYGIQHYKPVPSSNPAGFGNFTSPSGYAINAPGVVGSAAGLEDPSRMKYKDGNIYVPNPQAESSEIWIQNPRDLPGLQSSPYYNIPGQTHTAYLPSHTGHASFNAAAAQSSHMQFPGLYPPPQPTAMASPHHLGPVMGNNVGVGVAPSAPGAQVGAYQQPQLGHLNWTTNF; encoded by the exons ATGAGAGAAATGGTTGCTACACCTGATGCTACTTCTGCCGTTACtggtggtgctggtgctggtagTGGACGACAGCAGCAGCATACACTGTCAGCGAGAGTGAGGAAAATTATACAATCGATTAAAGAAATTGTGGGAAATTTCTCTGATGCTGATATTTATATGGTCCTTAAAGAGACCAACATGGATCCTAATGAGACCGTTCAAAAACTGCTCAATCAAG ATCCGTTTCATGAGGTGAAGAGAAAAAGAGATAAGAAGAAAGGG AGTATGAGTTACAGGGGTTCTGTGGATTCAAGAAAACAACCTGAGAATTTTGATCAAGGGATGAGACCCCGTACATTTTTGGATCACGATGCTCGACGAGGTCATACTCGAACTGATTCGATTGGTAATAGAGGAGTTAACAGAGAATTCCGTGTCGTGAGAGACAACAGAGTTAATCAAAATGCAAATAGAGAACCAAAGCCTGCTTTGCCACAAGGTTCAACATCAGCAAAGGAGAAAGGCAGTGGAGTTACAGAAAAAGG caGTTCAGCAGGAATTTCAAACAACTTAAAGCCTTCTAACACACGAAGTTCATCTCAAACTTCTAATGGGCCTACTGATCCTGAACCTAGATACAACAGAGACGCTAAGTCAAGGGTTGGTGATAGGAAAGTGGTATCAGAGGAAAAGCGATCTACAGCTTCTAATGCTACTACTTCACGGGCACAAGTGGTGAAACCCAATAATTCTCAACAACATGATGCATCGCTAGCTTCAAGCAATTCTGTTGTTGGGGTGTACTCCTCCTCAACAGATCCTGTGCATGTGCCATCTCCCGATTCTAGATCATCTGGTGTTGTTGGGGCGATTAAGCGTGAGGTTGGGGTGGTGGGTGGTCGCCGGCAGTCTGAAAATGCTGTCAAAGATTTGTCATCAAGTAATTCATTCTCAGAatcatttcatcctttaactGCAATATCTAATACCGATCAAGTCCGTCAAACTGCTGTGATTGAATCAATGCCCAGCGTTCCTGTTAACAGATCATCCTTACACAACCAGTATAACAGCAGGCCTCATCAACAAACTGTGGGTTATCCAAAAG CTTCACAGCACAATAAAGAGTGGAAACCAAAGTCGAGCCAGAAATCAAGTATTACTAGTCCTGGAGTTATTGGAACACCAACAAAATCCAGTTCGCCTCCCACAGATAATTCTAAGAGCATGGAATTGAATGCAGCTAATTTGCAGGACAAGTTTTCACGAGTAAACATTCATGAAAATCAGAATGTAATCATAGCACAACATATTCGAGTCCCTGAGAGTGATAGGTGCAAGCTGACCTTTGGCAGTTTTGGAGTGGAATTTGATCCTTCCAGGAATTCTATGCCTGGATTTCAAGCAGTAGGAATTTCAGAAGAATCAAACAGGGAATCTTCCATCAG TAAATGTGATGGCAGTTTACCAGCATCTTGTCCGGAGTCTTCCAGTGAAGATGCACCTGGTGGCAAGCAGATTGAGTTGCTAGATGATCAAGCAAGAAATTCTGAGTCTGACTCTCCAGAAGCTGGTTTAGCTTCTGAACATCAATTGCCTGAGAAGTCATCAAGTCCTCCAGACTTGGATAATTATGCTGATATTGGTTTGGTTCGAAACAGCAGTCCATCCTCCGCTCCTTCAGAGTCACAACAGCAACAAGATCATCCTGAGTTACCAAGCTTTTCG GCATATGATCCCCAGTCTGGTTATGATATGTCATACTTCCGACCCCCAATTGATGAAACGGTACAAGGACAGGGTCAACCATCTCCACGTGAG GCCTTAACCGCCCATACAGGCAACCACATTCCTACATCGACAATGCCCACAATGCAACAGCAGCCTCCAATGGCTCAAATGTACCCACAAGTTCATGTCTCACCTTTCACAAATCTCATGCCATATCGTCAGTTCATCTCTCCTGTTTATGTTCCACCAATGCCCATGCCTGGCTACTCTAGCAACCCTGCATACCCACATCCATCAAATGGAAACAGTTACATGCTGATGCCCGGAGGTGGTTCCCATCTTAATGCAAATGGCCTCAAGTATGGAATCCAGCACTATAAACCAGTTCCTAGCAGCAATCCTGCTGGTTTTGGAAATTTTACAAGTCCAAGTGGGTATGCGATCAATGCTCCTGGTGTGGTTGGAAGTGCAGCAGGTCTTGAAGACCCATCTCGGATGAAGTACAAAGATGGAAACATTTATGTTCCCAACCCACAG GCTGAGTCATCTGAAATTTGGATTCAGAACCCAAGGGATCTTCCAGGCTTGCAATCGTCACCGTACTATAACATCCCTGGGCAAACACATACTGCGTATTTGCCATCCCACACTGGCCATGCCTCCTTCAATGCGGCTGCAGCACAATCTTCTCACATGCAATTCCCAGGCTTGTATCCACCTCCACAGCCAACTGCAATGGCAAGTCCGCACCATTTGGGTCCTGTTATGGGCAACAATGTTGGAGTTGGGGTTGCCCCATCTGCTCCCGGGGCACAAGTGGGTGCTTATCAGCAACCTCAGTTAGGCCATCTCAACTGGACAACAAACTTCTGA
- the LOC133701831 gene encoding GBF-interacting protein 1-like isoform X2 yields MREMVATPDATSAVTGGAGAGSGRQQQHTLSARVRKIIQSIKEIVGNFSDADIYMVLKETNMDPNETVQKLLNQDPFHEVKRKRDKKKGSMSYRGSVDSRKQPENFDQGMRPRTFLDHDARRGHTRTDSIGNRGVNREFRVVRDNRVNQNANREPKPALPQGSTSAKEKGSGVTEKGSAGISNNLKPSNTRSSSQTSNGPTDPEPRYNRDAKSRVGDRKVVSEEKRSTASNATTSRAQVVKPNNSQQHDASLASSNSVVGVYSSSTDPVHVPSPDSRSSGVVGAIKREVGVVGGRRQSENAVKDLSSSNSFSESFHPLTAISNTDQVRQTAVIESMPSVPVNRSSLHNQYNSRPHQQTVGYPKASQHNKEWKPKSSQKSSITSPGVIGTPTKSSSPPTDNSKSMELNAANLQDKFSRVNIHENQNVIIAQHIRVPESDRCKLTFGSFGVEFDPSRNSMPGFQAVGISEESNRESSISKCDGSLPASCPESSSEDAPGGKQIELLDDQARNSESDSPEAGLASEHQLPEKSSSPPDLDNYADIGLVRNSSPSSAPSESQQQQDHPELPSFSAYDPQSGYDMSYFRPPIDETVQGQGQPSPREALTAHTGNHIPTSTMPTMQQQPPMAQMYPQVHVSPFTNLMPYRQFISPVYVPPMPMPGYSSNPAYPHPSNGNSYMLMPGGGSHLNANGLKYGIQHYKPVPSSNPAGFGNFTSPSGYAINAPGVVGSAAGLEDPSRMKYKDGNIYVPNPQAESSEIWIQNPRDLPGLQSSPYYNIPGQTHTAYLPSHTGHASFNAAAAQSSHMQFPGLYPPPQPTAMASPHHLGPVMGNNVGVGVAPSAPGAQVGAYQQPQLGHLNWTTNF; encoded by the exons ATGAGAGAAATGGTTGCTACACCTGATGCTACTTCTGCCGTTACtggtggtgctggtgctggtagTGGACGACAGCAGCAGCATACACTGTCAGCGAGAGTGAGGAAAATTATACAATCGATTAAAGAAATTGTGGGAAATTTCTCTGATGCTGATATTTATATGGTCCTTAAAGAGACCAACATGGATCCTAATGAGACCGTTCAAAAACTGCTCAATCAAG ATCCGTTTCATGAGGTGAAGAGAAAAAGAGATAAGAAGAAAGGG AGTATGAGTTACAGGGGTTCTGTGGATTCAAGAAAACAACCTGAGAATTTTGATCAAGGGATGAGACCCCGTACATTTTTGGATCACGATGCTCGACGAGGTCATACTCGAACTGATTCGATTGGTAATAGAGGAGTTAACAGAGAATTCCGTGTCGTGAGAGACAACAGAGTTAATCAAAATGCAAATAGAGAACCAAAGCCTGCTTTGCCACAAGGTTCAACATCAGCAAAGGAGAAAGGCAGTGGAGTTACAGAAAAAGG TTCAGCAGGAATTTCAAACAACTTAAAGCCTTCTAACACACGAAGTTCATCTCAAACTTCTAATGGGCCTACTGATCCTGAACCTAGATACAACAGAGACGCTAAGTCAAGGGTTGGTGATAGGAAAGTGGTATCAGAGGAAAAGCGATCTACAGCTTCTAATGCTACTACTTCACGGGCACAAGTGGTGAAACCCAATAATTCTCAACAACATGATGCATCGCTAGCTTCAAGCAATTCTGTTGTTGGGGTGTACTCCTCCTCAACAGATCCTGTGCATGTGCCATCTCCCGATTCTAGATCATCTGGTGTTGTTGGGGCGATTAAGCGTGAGGTTGGGGTGGTGGGTGGTCGCCGGCAGTCTGAAAATGCTGTCAAAGATTTGTCATCAAGTAATTCATTCTCAGAatcatttcatcctttaactGCAATATCTAATACCGATCAAGTCCGTCAAACTGCTGTGATTGAATCAATGCCCAGCGTTCCTGTTAACAGATCATCCTTACACAACCAGTATAACAGCAGGCCTCATCAACAAACTGTGGGTTATCCAAAAG CTTCACAGCACAATAAAGAGTGGAAACCAAAGTCGAGCCAGAAATCAAGTATTACTAGTCCTGGAGTTATTGGAACACCAACAAAATCCAGTTCGCCTCCCACAGATAATTCTAAGAGCATGGAATTGAATGCAGCTAATTTGCAGGACAAGTTTTCACGAGTAAACATTCATGAAAATCAGAATGTAATCATAGCACAACATATTCGAGTCCCTGAGAGTGATAGGTGCAAGCTGACCTTTGGCAGTTTTGGAGTGGAATTTGATCCTTCCAGGAATTCTATGCCTGGATTTCAAGCAGTAGGAATTTCAGAAGAATCAAACAGGGAATCTTCCATCAG TAAATGTGATGGCAGTTTACCAGCATCTTGTCCGGAGTCTTCCAGTGAAGATGCACCTGGTGGCAAGCAGATTGAGTTGCTAGATGATCAAGCAAGAAATTCTGAGTCTGACTCTCCAGAAGCTGGTTTAGCTTCTGAACATCAATTGCCTGAGAAGTCATCAAGTCCTCCAGACTTGGATAATTATGCTGATATTGGTTTGGTTCGAAACAGCAGTCCATCCTCCGCTCCTTCAGAGTCACAACAGCAACAAGATCATCCTGAGTTACCAAGCTTTTCG GCATATGATCCCCAGTCTGGTTATGATATGTCATACTTCCGACCCCCAATTGATGAAACGGTACAAGGACAGGGTCAACCATCTCCACGTGAG GCCTTAACCGCCCATACAGGCAACCACATTCCTACATCGACAATGCCCACAATGCAACAGCAGCCTCCAATGGCTCAAATGTACCCACAAGTTCATGTCTCACCTTTCACAAATCTCATGCCATATCGTCAGTTCATCTCTCCTGTTTATGTTCCACCAATGCCCATGCCTGGCTACTCTAGCAACCCTGCATACCCACATCCATCAAATGGAAACAGTTACATGCTGATGCCCGGAGGTGGTTCCCATCTTAATGCAAATGGCCTCAAGTATGGAATCCAGCACTATAAACCAGTTCCTAGCAGCAATCCTGCTGGTTTTGGAAATTTTACAAGTCCAAGTGGGTATGCGATCAATGCTCCTGGTGTGGTTGGAAGTGCAGCAGGTCTTGAAGACCCATCTCGGATGAAGTACAAAGATGGAAACATTTATGTTCCCAACCCACAG GCTGAGTCATCTGAAATTTGGATTCAGAACCCAAGGGATCTTCCAGGCTTGCAATCGTCACCGTACTATAACATCCCTGGGCAAACACATACTGCGTATTTGCCATCCCACACTGGCCATGCCTCCTTCAATGCGGCTGCAGCACAATCTTCTCACATGCAATTCCCAGGCTTGTATCCACCTCCACAGCCAACTGCAATGGCAAGTCCGCACCATTTGGGTCCTGTTATGGGCAACAATGTTGGAGTTGGGGTTGCCCCATCTGCTCCCGGGGCACAAGTGGGTGCTTATCAGCAACCTCAGTTAGGCCATCTCAACTGGACAACAAACTTCTGA